The Microbispora sp. ZYX-F-249 DNA segment CCGCCCTCGCGCCGCACCTGCCCTCGCGCGGCGCCAGGGAGGCGGCGGGGCGCACGGCGCACGGCAGCCTGCTGTTCTTCGGCATCGTCCGGCCGTACAAGGGGCTCGACCTGCTGCTGGAGGCGCTCGCGCAGGTGCCGGACGTACGGCTCACCGTGGCGGGCGAGTTCTGGGGCGGCCTGGAGGACACCCGCGCCCTGATCGAGCGGCTGGGTCTCGCCGGCCGGGTGGAGATCCGGCCGGGGTACGTGCCCGCCGAGGACGTGCCAGGACTGTTCGCCGGGGCCGACGCCCTGGTGCTGCCCTACCGGTCGGCGACCGCCAGCCAGAACGTGTGGCTCGGTCACGAGCACGGCGTGCCGGTGATCGCCACCCGGGTCGGGGCGCTGCCCGACAACGTACGCGACGGGGTGGACGGCCTGCTGGTGGAGCCGGGCTCGGCCGGCGCGCTGGCGGAGGCGATCAAGCGGTTCTACGAGCCGGGGACGCCCGAGCGGCTGCGGGCGGGCATCGCGCCCGTCGACCCCGAGCCGCACTGGGCCGTCTACCTGGACACGTTGCTGGCCGCGTCGGACGGCTGACCGGCGGGGGCGGTGCGGCCGTGGGAGAGCAGGAAGCCGAGCCCGGCCCAGGCGGCGTCGCCGATGGTGAACATCACGCGGGACACCACCGCGATCGCCAGCGCCCTCGGTGTGTCGAGCACCGGCGCGAGCGCCACGACCATCGCGCCCTCCCGCACGCCGATCCCGGCGGGCACCACGACCGTGAGGATGCCGGTGGACCAGGCCAGCGCGTACGCCCCGGCCGCGACGGCGTACAGGGACAGGTCCGCGGGCCGCATGCCCCCGACGAGGACCCACAGGTGCACGCCGTACACCAGCCAGCCGGCCATCGTCCAGGCGGCGGCCTTGGCCATCTCCGTCCCGCTCAGCACCCGGTCGAGCGGATCCCTGCGGACGACGCGCAGGGCGAGGTTGAGCCCCCAGGTCATCACCCGTGGGTGGAGGCAGACGAGGATGAGCGGGATCAGCGCGAGCAGCCACCACGCCTGCCTGGCGATCTGCTGCGACAGCGTGGCCGCGGCGAGCGCGAGCGCGCAGCCCAGGGAGGTCACCAGGCCGAGCGCGGTGGCGCTGAACGTCCGGCGCGGCGGCGCGCCGTGGTCGCGGGCCAGCTCGATCATCGCGGCGAACGCCCAGACCGAGCCGGGGATGTACTTGCCGAGCTGGCCGACGAACAGCACCCGCGCGGCCACGC contains these protein-coding regions:
- a CDS encoding glycosyltransferase family 4 protein; translation: MRIAIVGPTYPYKGGGAQHTTELAHRLRARGHDVVIESWRAQYPSFLYPGQQTIDSPEGEPYHGTRRDLDWRRPDGWVACGRRLREADLVVLAVLSPVQVPAYLGILSGLRRRARVVALCHNVLPHESKPYDRPLMKALLRRVDGVLAHSEQQADLARALTAAPVRVAALAPHLPSRGAREAAGRTAHGSLLFFGIVRPYKGLDLLLEALAQVPDVRLTVAGEFWGGLEDTRALIERLGLAGRVEIRPGYVPAEDVPGLFAGADALVLPYRSATASQNVWLGHEHGVPVIATRVGALPDNVRDGVDGLLVEPGSAGALAEAIKRFYEPGTPERLRAGIAPVDPEPHWAVYLDTLLAASDG
- a CDS encoding lysylphosphatidylglycerol synthase transmembrane domain-containing protein, with translation MPRLLNRLRSSPLLRVLLAVVALAFLAYGLARNWTDTSAALSRLSWWSLGVSFLAVLAGLGFMLVAWRDILAGLGSPLPLRVAARVLFVGQLGKYIPGSVWAFAAMIELARDHGAPPRRTFSATALGLVTSLGCALALAAATLSQQIARQAWWLLALIPLILVCLHPRVMTWGLNLALRVVRRDPLDRVLSGTEMAKAAAWTMAGWLVYGVHLWVLVGGMRPADLSLYAVAAGAYALAWSTGILTVVVPAGIGVREGAMVVALAPVLDTPRALAIAVVSRVMFTIGDAAWAGLGFLLSHGRTAPAGQPSDAASNVSR